Proteins co-encoded in one Conger conger chromosome 4, fConCon1.1, whole genome shotgun sequence genomic window:
- the rfxank gene encoding DNA-binding protein RFXANK isoform X1, giving the protein MCRCGCLRGRMERAQGDAESQGSSSPQPTSSDRTAQTTPSDQQASCSDSSDQEDTLVLNLYPVDPSVISQELNDFPVTSNGSPLMENRSEESVFKHSTTLTNKQRGNEVTALPATLDTLSVHQLAAKGEVTQLAGHLIKEGSLVNSRDEREFTPLMWAAAFGEIAAIEFLLEKGADPKALARERETALSLASSGGYADIVSILLKHGVDINTYDWNGGTPLLYAVRGNHVRCVTTLLAGGADLTVEADSGYSPMDLAVALGHKKVQKVIEEHILTLLKQKA; this is encoded by the exons ATGTGTCGCTGTGGATGTCTCAG GGGCAGAATGGAAAGGGCTCAGGGAGATGCGGAATCTCAGGGTTCTTCCAGTCCACAACCAACGTCCAGTGACAGAACTGCACAAACAACGCCATCAGACCAACAGGCGTCCTGCAGTGACAGCTCGGATCAAGAGGACACACTGGTGCTCAATTTGTACCCTGTTGACCCATCCGTAATCAGCCAGGAGCTAAATGATTTCCCAGTCACCTCAAATGGATCACCTCTCATGG AAAACAGGAGTGAGGAGAGTGTATTCAAACACTCCACAACTCTCACCAACAAGCAGCGTGGGAATGAGGTCACTGCTTTGCCGGCCACTTTAGACA CTCTCTCGGTTCACCAGCTGGCTGCGAAGGGCGAGGTCACGCAGCTAGCAGGACACCTGATCAAAG AGGGCTCTCTGGTGAACAGTCGTGACGAACGGGAATTCACACCGCTGATGTGGGCCGCTGCGTTCGGGGAGATCGCGGCGAttgagtttctcctggaaaaG GGAGCGGATCCTAAAGCGCTGGCtcgggagagagagaccgccCTGTCGCTGGCCAGCTCTGGGGGCTACGCCGACATCGTCAGCATCCTGCTGAAACATGGCGTGGACATAAACACATACGACTGG AATGGAGGAACCCCTCTCCTCTATGCAGTGCGGGGAAACCATGTAAGATGTGTGACTACCCTTCTAG CTGGGGGTGCAGATCTGACAGTGGAGGCAGACTCAGGGTACAGCCCCATGGACCTGGCTGTGGCTCTTGGACACAAGAAGG TCCAAAAGGTGATTGAGGAGCACATTCTGACACTGCTGAAGCAAAAGGCCTGA
- the nr2c2ap gene encoding nuclear receptor 2C2-associated protein has translation MAASLICSETSSRVSSVLNRDVKQFGKKYMFDSNEETCWNSDQGDPQWVVLEFPQPVKISEVKLQFQGGFSGKNCRMEGCMKEAEFEKFSDFYPEDNNSMQVFPIQEAPLAQKLKIVFENSTDFFGRIIVYSLDILGERV, from the exons ATGGCTGCCTCGTTGATTTGTAGCGAGACATCAAGCAG GGTGAGTTCTGTACTGAACAGAGATGTCAAACAGTTCGGGAAGAAGTACATGTTTGACTCTAATGAAGAGACGTGTTGGAACTCTGATCAG GGCGATCCCCAGTGGGTGGTCCTAGAGTTTCCCCAGCCAGTTAAGATCTCGGAAGTGAAGCTCCAGTTCCAAGGCGGATTTTCAGGGAAAAATTGCAGAATGGAAG GGTGTATGAAAGAAGCAGAATTTGAAAAGTTCTCAGATTTTTATCCAGAAGACAATAACTCCATGCAG GTCTTTCCCATTCAGGAAGCCCCCTTGGCACAgaaattaaaaatagtttttgagaacaGTACGGACTTCTTTGGGAGGATAATTGTTTATTCCTTGGACAtcctgggagagagagtttga
- the rfxank gene encoding DNA-binding protein RFXANK isoform X3 codes for MVHYQWSFFPFAISTENRSEESVFKHSTTLTNKQRGNEVTALPATLDTLSVHQLAAKGEVTQLAGHLIKEGSLVNSRDEREFTPLMWAAAFGEIAAIEFLLEKGADPKALARERETALSLASSGGYADIVSILLKHGVDINTYDWNGGTPLLYAVRGNHVRCVTTLLAGGADLTVEADSGYSPMDLAVALGHKKVQKVIEEHILTLLKQKA; via the exons ATGGTACATTATCAATggtcttttttcccctttgccATCTCCACAGAAAACAGGAGTGAGGAGAGTGTATTCAAACACTCCACAACTCTCACCAACAAGCAGCGTGGGAATGAGGTCACTGCTTTGCCGGCCACTTTAGACA CTCTCTCGGTTCACCAGCTGGCTGCGAAGGGCGAGGTCACGCAGCTAGCAGGACACCTGATCAAAG AGGGCTCTCTGGTGAACAGTCGTGACGAACGGGAATTCACACCGCTGATGTGGGCCGCTGCGTTCGGGGAGATCGCGGCGAttgagtttctcctggaaaaG GGAGCGGATCCTAAAGCGCTGGCtcgggagagagagaccgccCTGTCGCTGGCCAGCTCTGGGGGCTACGCCGACATCGTCAGCATCCTGCTGAAACATGGCGTGGACATAAACACATACGACTGG AATGGAGGAACCCCTCTCCTCTATGCAGTGCGGGGAAACCATGTAAGATGTGTGACTACCCTTCTAG CTGGGGGTGCAGATCTGACAGTGGAGGCAGACTCAGGGTACAGCCCCATGGACCTGGCTGTGGCTCTTGGACACAAGAAGG TCCAAAAGGTGATTGAGGAGCACATTCTGACACTGCTGAAGCAAAAGGCCTGA
- the rfxank gene encoding DNA-binding protein RFXANK isoform X2 — protein sequence MERAQGDAESQGSSSPQPTSSDRTAQTTPSDQQASCSDSSDQEDTLVLNLYPVDPSVISQELNDFPVTSNGSPLMENRSEESVFKHSTTLTNKQRGNEVTALPATLDTLSVHQLAAKGEVTQLAGHLIKEGSLVNSRDEREFTPLMWAAAFGEIAAIEFLLEKGADPKALARERETALSLASSGGYADIVSILLKHGVDINTYDWNGGTPLLYAVRGNHVRCVTTLLAGGADLTVEADSGYSPMDLAVALGHKKVQKVIEEHILTLLKQKA from the exons ATGGAAAGGGCTCAGGGAGATGCGGAATCTCAGGGTTCTTCCAGTCCACAACCAACGTCCAGTGACAGAACTGCACAAACAACGCCATCAGACCAACAGGCGTCCTGCAGTGACAGCTCGGATCAAGAGGACACACTGGTGCTCAATTTGTACCCTGTTGACCCATCCGTAATCAGCCAGGAGCTAAATGATTTCCCAGTCACCTCAAATGGATCACCTCTCATGG AAAACAGGAGTGAGGAGAGTGTATTCAAACACTCCACAACTCTCACCAACAAGCAGCGTGGGAATGAGGTCACTGCTTTGCCGGCCACTTTAGACA CTCTCTCGGTTCACCAGCTGGCTGCGAAGGGCGAGGTCACGCAGCTAGCAGGACACCTGATCAAAG AGGGCTCTCTGGTGAACAGTCGTGACGAACGGGAATTCACACCGCTGATGTGGGCCGCTGCGTTCGGGGAGATCGCGGCGAttgagtttctcctggaaaaG GGAGCGGATCCTAAAGCGCTGGCtcgggagagagagaccgccCTGTCGCTGGCCAGCTCTGGGGGCTACGCCGACATCGTCAGCATCCTGCTGAAACATGGCGTGGACATAAACACATACGACTGG AATGGAGGAACCCCTCTCCTCTATGCAGTGCGGGGAAACCATGTAAGATGTGTGACTACCCTTCTAG CTGGGGGTGCAGATCTGACAGTGGAGGCAGACTCAGGGTACAGCCCCATGGACCTGGCTGTGGCTCTTGGACACAAGAAGG TCCAAAAGGTGATTGAGGAGCACATTCTGACACTGCTGAAGCAAAAGGCCTGA